From bacterium:
GCGCATCCGGTCCCGCGCTCCCCAGCTCGCGGATCTCCTCGCGCAGCGGGGAGGCGTCCCGCTCGAGAATCTGGGCGGGGGCAAGGAGGAACCCCGCCGAGGAGAAGAAGCGGACCATCGCGGGAGTTCCCCAGTCGACCAGGGTCCGGAGCGTCCCGATTCCCCGCCCCTTCATCCGCCGCTCCATTTCGCCCAGCAGCGCTTTCCCGACCCCCTTCCCCTGGAGATCGGGGTCGATGCCGATGACGTCGAGGACGGCCACGGCGTCCGGGGAGCCGAATTCCCCTTCCTGGATCCTCGCGATCGCGTACCCCGCGAGACCCCCGTCCCGCACCGCGGCGCAGGTGATGAACCCGTCCGGCGATCCCGCGGCCGCCGCGAACCGTTTCTCCAGGAAGCCCCTCCTCGAGTGACCGGTGATCCGGCTCTCGATCCCCGAAACACGGTCGAGGTCGTCCCGATGCAGGGGGCGCAGCTGGAGGCCGGCCATTCGCGTTCTCCTCTCTCGGAGACACCGCGCGTAGGTTCCGCGGGATCCTACAATACGGTGCCATCGATCCCGCGGCCGGCGCAATCCCATTCTTCGATTCTCACGGCAAGCGCTGTTGGAAAGTTGTAGAACCACCGCTAAGATCTCTTTCGAAGTGGACCTGGTAGAGGGGAAGACCAACTTCAAATACATGAAGGTCGCAGGCCAAAAACTCTAGAGTTTCATGGGCTTGAGATGACCCACAGGGCAATCGCCATGCAACTGGGTGTGGATCATTACACGGCATGCAAAGCCGTTCGTTGGGCGGGGGCCATTCGGGACTGAGGGTCCCCCCGTTCTTAGACACTTTCCAAGGTTAAAATCCGGGACAAACATTGTCTGACAACGGCGGAGACTGCCCGGGAAGTTTCAGCAGGCTTAAGGGGCTGGTCGTTCCTGCTTCGACGTTGCTTTCTCGATGGTGGCGATTTCCTCGTCGGTGAGGTTGTACAATTCATAGACCAGCCGGTCGATCTGTCGGTCGGTCGCCTCGATCTGCCGCGAAAGCCCTGTCCGCCCATGCTCGTTGTTTGCCGCGTTCAACCTCTTGTGCAACGCCTGTATCTCTTCGACCATCTCTACCATTTTGTGATGGCGATACTTGTCCGCCGAGTCGGAGAAGTCGATCCGGCGGATAGGAAGTCTGGAAACTCCATTCCAAAAGAATTCCCTGATGCCGGCACTTTTTAATTTTCCAATGCTGTTGAACCGATAAGTAAGCAGTCGTGAATTCAACCGTGGTGTCGGTCAACCCGATAAATGCCCGTTCCCGGTCCAAGGCGAAGCGGTTTATTTTTGCGAGATAGGGACAATAAATCCTGGGGCGACCATACCACTCCTTGTGGAGCGGCCAAGTGTACTGCCACCATAAACAGTTACCCCGGAGGAAAGCGGCTCTCTCTTTCAGCCTGGGTTCATGCTTCTTCAGGTGGACTTGGATTCCCTTTGGGAGGGCAGCAAAATCGTGGACCTCTTCCAGATAGAGAAGGTACTCCCCTCTATCCCGGACCTCATACCGCTGTATGTCGGTGTTGCTGGCGCGACGGAACGACATGCCTTCTGGGACGTTCCAGTCATTTATTTCTTTCAAGGTTCGATTGCCGAAGACCTCGTTTAGGCCGGTTTGCATGCCTTGGCCGATGGCCAGAATATTCCCGATCGGCACCCCTGCCGCGTCGATTTTCGCGTTGAGACCTTGGTCTACAGCGCCGACCAGGTTCCAAGGTGCGGACGACAACGAAGTTTGCGAATGGACGTGGTGTTCGAAAAGAGAGCGATTGCCGAGGTTTTGTGAGAGATCCCCCAAAGGTTCCGCTGAATTATTCAGTTTGTAGACCGCTACGTTTCCTGGACGCTGGTCCGCCCGAAGCGTGATGATACTGGTGGTGATGCCGACGCCCTTGAAAACATGAAAATTCTGAAAATCGATCAGCTCTCGAATTGCGGCGTGGCTTACGAACCACCCGCGCAACTTATCGGCTTTATAAGCTTCAAGAAACGCTCGCGAGACAATGAAACTGACGTATGCCTTGGCGAACGACGTCGTCCGGGAAAAGGCCGGTGTCAGGTTCACCGGAGGGGAAGTCCTCGTCTCCGTAAAGGGCGGCGAGACGGTGACCGGCGGCGCCCCCCTGGAGCTGATTGTGCGCAAGGTGGAGGAAGTCCGCAACATCTTCTACCGCACGGCGGAGATGCTCCACGCTGTCCCCCATCTGAAACGCG
This genomic window contains:
- a CDS encoding GNAT family N-acetyltransferase, giving the protein MAGLQLRPLHRDDLDRVSGIESRITGHSRRGFLEKRFAAAAGSPDGFITCAAVRDGGLAGYAIARIQEGEFGSPDAVAVLDVIGIDPDLQGKGVGKALLGEMERRMKGRGIGTLRTLVDWGTPAMVRFFSSAGFLLAPAQILERDASPLREEIRELGSAGPDARATIRAGGDYYEALSRDLVPVRSLREDDLGAVVRIDRKLTGRDRSAYYAAKLREMLTESGIRVSLVAEEDGFVVGFVMARVDFGEFGKIDKAAVLDTIGVHPGFAGSGVGHALLSQLFLNLSTLHVETVLTQVSPENIGLQRFLYSCGFHPSQRLMLGKTIS
- a CDS encoding Eco57I restriction-modification methylase domain-containing protein, yielding MNLTPAFSRTTSFAKAYVSFIVSRAFLEAYKADKLRGWFVSHAAIRELIDFQNFHVFKGVGITTSIITLRADQRPGNVAVYKLNNSAEPLGDLSQNLGNRSLFEHHVHSQTSLSSAPWNLVGAVDQGLNAKIDAAGVPIGNILAIGQGMQTGLNEVFGNRTLKEINDWNVPEGMSFRRASNTDIQRYEVRDRGEYLLYLEEVHDFAALPKGIQVHLKKHEPRLKERAAFLRGNCLWWQYTWPLHKEWYGRPRIYCPYLAKINRFALDRERAFIGLTDTTVEFTTAYLSVQQHWKIKKCRHQGILLEWSFQTSYPPDRLLRLGGQVSPSQNGRDGRRDTGVAQEVERGKQRAWADRAFAADRGDRPTDRPAGL